One Triticum dicoccoides isolate Atlit2015 ecotype Zavitan chromosome 3B, WEW_v2.0, whole genome shotgun sequence genomic window, ACTATTCAAATAGTGCGTCTCATGGACAGCGAGGAACTAATTTGGTCTGTATGAAAGAGAATCACTTTGGATAATATTAAGTGATCTGGATACAATGTAGCCTCTTTAACATAAAAGAATATAAAAGATGAAATTAAATTTATCTTATCTTAGTATTCTACAAGGCACCCAAAAAACATAATAAGCCTACTATACATAGATATCCTCCAAGATTTTTTTAGGCACAAAACTTGATTACACTATGATCTCATCTTATTATGTGCCTAATTATTTAACACTGACAAACATGATTGATCTAGTAAAGGTGCACAATTTCAGCCAAGATTAATGTTGCAAGGTAATTGTCTCGGCACCAAAGCAGTTTTTTGGCACAAAGCTCTGATACAAAAAGGGAAAGGGATAATCACAAGTGCACATCCTTCTATCTAAGGTCACATACAACAACAATTTGAACATGTACTATTAGGAAATTGAAACCTCTCTTCAGTGCTTTAGGAATTTGAACATGGAAAATGTATCATGATATAAAAAAGTTGGTCCTAACGATAGTGAAAGAGATCAACAGATATGGTTCTTCTAATTCTGAGCCCATCTTCGAGAGAAATTACATATTTACATATCTCCTAATTCTAATCCCATCTTTCTATAGTTCAGTCTTCAATAATTATTTCAACATCAACAGTATATGTGAACACCAGGAGGGAAGCAGATGTGTGCCTTCCTTTTGCCTTTGACTTGGTTGAAACAATTAAACCTCTCCCCATAAAAAAGCAGTCTGCAAAAGCATGTTCTAAGCATTTTAGAGCATGCTGGCAATACAAAGCAATAAATGGTTGTACAGCAAAGCAGAAGTGCATATGAGCTACTATTGTGACATTTAGTTATGGATCAAGTGGAGCACAATAAGATCATATTCATAACCTGCAAAACAATAATAAAAGACCTCAATTTATTATTTTCCATGGATTTAAGTATATTCCATGAGAAATTTCTGCTGTAACCAAGTCTCAAGCTCAAACCAAAATATTTTAGCCTCGTTTGACTTTTGGAAACAAtttgatatatttttctaaaaacttggtcaaacatggCCTCGTTTGACTTTTGGAAaaataaatacaccttatataaagtaacggagggagtagtatgaaagTTTCTAATTAATAGCACTCTTACAGAGCATGATTAAGGCGCCGCATTCAACATAACAAATCAAGATCACTCCTATAATTTGAAACACATAAGCCTACTGCATATACATGTCACACAGCTGGACAGAGGGCTAGTTGAGTGATCTTCCTCAACCTTTGGGCCAAGGGGTAACCATCAGTCCACCACCACCTCATATGATAATCATATATAGAAAATAGTAATGAGTCCAAAACAAAATTGCTACCCTGTACAAATATTAGCGGTCCAGCTAGATGATGCCCATTTCTAAAATATATAAAACACACTTGTCATAGGAGTGTTATCAAAATGCCTTGTTTTGCAATGGATACATATTGAACAATTTCAAGTGTAAACAAAAGTAATTTTGGCAAATACAGCTTCTTTACTCAATGTAGCATGTTCGAAGAAATTAGTATGTGCTTGAATATCTGGATTTGATGCCTTGTTTCTAGATTACAAGCACAACCCAAATATATAGATATGGTTATACAAATACAATTAGTTGGAGGttgcaggcattcaaagaataatACTGACTGTAGTCTATTAACTAAAACGACACTTTCTGGAAACAATTCATATTCTGGAATGGAAATCGCATCAAGATAAGACCATGCCAAAAGATAAAGTTGTATTTTAGAACTGAAATTATTTGCATCCATTTGATTATTTTCTGATGTTTTTCTGTTATTGAGCTGTAACCTAAAAGCATATGACCAAGAGATAGCAGGGACGTAAAAATTCAGAAACTCTCTAGCCAGAGCACTCATAGCCGGCTCAGTTTATCTATCAATGCTACCAATTGAATTCACATGTCCAAACGACACATCACAGGGTTGTTCAGGGCGGCCCGAGTTAAAATCTTTTCTTTCCGAAGCTAGGAATATTTATGTAGTTTAGTTAGTACCTTCCTTTTCTGACTTGATGCTGGTGGTAGCGGTAGTAGGCTTGAGGTCATCGCAGGGCTCCTCCCCGTCGTAGCTACTCCACCCCACGTCCCAGAACCCGTTGTACTGGATACTGACTGCTGCAGGAGTAATCCCAGCACAGGTCAAGTCAGAGATCATCACATATATGTATCACTTTCATGCAACTGTTTTAATATATAGAAAAGCGTATATGGAGCATAGGACACTGAGCAAGATATACAAAAATATAAAAATCCATTCGGTGGCAGCCAAGAGGGCCGAGAAAGTAACTAAGGGACCAAGCTGAACATAATGGAACACCAGAGATGCTATATAAATGAAGATATATATTAACTTGCTTCGCAAGACCAATGAAGATATATATTAACTTGCTTCGCAAGACCAATGGACAAATGAAGATATATATTAACTTTGTACCATCTACTTTTATTATTGATTCCTATTTACACAGTATaaccaaataaaagaaaaaagCACGAAGATTTGGCTCAAAGTATGATAGAACTCATGATTGATCTACTCGATCAGATTGTCATGGTCATCAGGCAGTAACCGCGCCGCATGCTCAGCTTTGTGCCTGCACAAGTTGCATCAAAGGCAAATCGCCAATCCATTTGTTTATGGAACCAGAACACTAAAATACATATATGATGTGAGGTCACAGGCAAATGAAAGCAATGGGGAGGGAGACAATTACCAGCCAGCTTCCTTGCAAGGTAAAGGAAGGGCTTCTCCTAGTTGTAGTTGCTCTTGGCTTTAACCTGCCAGTTCTTCACAGAAACCTTGTTACTGCAGAGGACAATGGAGATGTTCTCACACACCCTGCAAGAGTTAATATCCAGACATCAGAAATCCAAACTGCAATTTCACTTACATGTAGTAGAGAGCAGATGATTGATTCAGAAGCAAACATGCACAGGAGTTAATATCGACAACGACTATAATGAGTAGCTCACAAATATAGACCACAGAACCTAGGCGCCAATGAACTACCCACATGTACACAACAGCCTAAAATGGCATCCAGCAAGGCATTAACCTAAAATGTTAACCAGATCGGcaacgcgccttggcgcgagggtgccggtcctaACGATATGGTGAAGCAAGTAATTCTCGAGTTAGTAGAAATCCTGGTTTAGCGTACGTATTGAAATAGGACAATAAaataacgaagaagaagaagaagaggaaaaagaagaagaaacattcATTTCTAATAGAAgacatcatcgagttcaacatcgtCGTGAGATTGTTCAGTACATTCATGAGACCATGAAAGGTAACCACTTCCATCCAGTTCAGTACCAAGAGGGCGAACATGAGAGAGCAATGTCCTAATCTAAAACAAAGTTTGCAGCACATCCATGCATAAGCAAGGCAACTGCCCAATATAGATTAAAGTTATGCCAAAAACAACTTCGCTACAAAGGTAACATCTAAAAAAGCAGGTTACTAAACACTTGCTAATGATTCAATACTAAACATCAAGGTTCATCACACGACATTGGATAACTTCACACCAAATCATACTTGTTGTAAAAAATATACAAATATACTCAGAACAACCTTCCAGGAGCGTTAGTGCATTTCATAAAACAATGATGTAAAGGGGGACATCCACGATACAACATATCTGTTGGCCCTCAAATTTCACTTCTATCTTCATCTATATTGGAATTCCAAAGAGCGGTCTTAGGGACTCGTTCCCTGTCCAGCACCATGCTCCAGCGCTCAGGTCCAAACCATAAAGCAGGTTACAGTGATACATAGTCTAGATGGTGTTGAGCAGAAAAAAACCACGATATATTACACAAGAAAGAACATGCCATTCTTGTACATAAGTGAACCCCTAACAAAGCAATGCCCTAGATTACTTGGGTATCATCTTCACACCCCCATGAGACTCCAGGTTGTAGCCTTAAAGATAAATGTAGACAAACCCTGACAAAGAAAGTAACGTTTGTGTACCTCTTTCAAACTGGGAGAATCCTGACAGAGAGGCATGAGACCACTGAGAATCCTGACAGAGAGGCATGAGACCATAAATAGTAGTATTGGTAGAAGGAAAATCATATGATATCTAAATGGGAAAAATTAATTATGTATATATGAAATGCTATAAATTCATAATGGTCAGGACAAAAGAGGACCAGCGAGCACAGAAACACGCATCATGTCATTCACATTCAAATGAGAAAAAAAAACAGCATGATTttatcttgaagaccaaacaatgtACACAATGTAAAAGGGCATGATACCAACTCCGTTATAGCTGAACTTATCTAATTAGTAGTAAGAAATTGGATAATGCACGTGCATGATCACATCTCATCATTCTATATAAGTAGATGGATCAGTTCATAAGCATGAGCGAAAGCTCATTAGTATTCTTACTTATACTCATATGGCGTGCTATTTTTATACTCATAACGCACATTCTTTTTTGGCTTTATCTGTTCACAAGCAGACAAAACATTTCTAGCTGCTTATGCTTATGCTTATCAGTTCTGCCTTCCCATTAACCTCTGGAAGTTTTCAGTTATTATACCTTAATATCAGCAGATTGTATTAAACTAAACCAAATAGTACCTACGGTCCATGATGCATATCATCCAGTGAACCTGCCTAAGCATATAAATTAGTGAAATATTCCGGTGGTCATGTGAGCACACAATAGAAATAGACAATATCGTGGATTATATTTGCATGAGGTATGTCACTGCACACTACGTGTGAACCAATTACCTAGCCAACTTTTGAAAGCGTGTATACAGTAAAAGAAATGGTGATATGCAAAATAATAATGGAAGTATGTTCATAAATCAGTTAACCTTTAACAATATCATCATCTAATTATGCTACAACTATAAAATGTTCATCATTACAAGAAACAACAATTTTTTTTATTGATTAGCACTGAACGGAGACACCAAATTATGATGTAAGATCTTTTCCAAGATGAACATGTAAGGTTGAAATCTAATAAGCCGATGCAGAAGGAAATACCAAAGTAGAACTGGGTAACGGGAAGTATTCTGGCATAGCAAATAATGCAGGCACAACAAAAACTGGGTCGCCGGTTTCTTAGTTACCTTCAAGAGATGCCATATATCGGATAATTGATTCGGAGCGGCCTACATCAGAGCAGTTGGGCATCCACTCTTTAACTACCCTGTAATATGACAAAATATATTGCCATCTGGTCAGAGCTAATGTTTAATCTAGTTTTAATACTGTGTTGACACTCTTAATTGCGCTCATCACAAAAAAACCTATTTTGACATTACCTTCCACGACATAGAATTCTTAGGTACCCGATAACTATGATACAACAAATGAAAAGGAGCGTTTGAAACCAGTTTCTTGTTATTCAGAAGTTACATATTCTAGAAAACTTGCACATCCAGCTTATCTATCAAGTATACAGCTGGATCCACATAATAATAATATGGGACAACTTGGGTGCATGAGTTCTTTCATATGTGTGCAACATCACGTGATCTATGAGTCTGCCATACTTATATCCTACTGATAGAAGACAACTTAACTAATGATGAAGATGTTGCTAACCAGCACATTCTGAATGCTAAGCTCCTCACCAAAACATTTCAGTAAATTACTATGGGCTTCCATAAAGATATCACTTAACAATGACATACATTAAAGCATTAAGCCGCTACATATTACACCATTAAGGAATTTCTTTCGGCACCTTATTTGCAACTGGTCCTTGAGCAAGATATGGCTTTTCATCTCGTACATGGTGGAAGCCATATACAACTTGACCATCCATCCCTATCCAAAATAAATTGCACACCTTAGCAATGAATCAAGGATCTAACAAATTTAAACCGAGCATTTGTTTCTATCATTTTTTCACCTAGAGAAGTGATTGCTACATAAGAATGAAAAGCACAATCTGCGAGGAACTCGCAAAGCCAACAAGTACATACATCATTTTAGAAGGGCATGAACATAATTTTTCTCCATTAGGACTTTTGCAATTTATTAGGAAGAATTTGTTTAAGGAGATCCATTTGGCAAGCACAGGTTGATCATGATGCAACAGAGAACATTCACCATGTAAAATCAAGATTACCTGAGACTGTATTGTGGACCAGCCAAACCATTCAGTGTCGCTGCAAAAGAAAGGTAAGGATCCAACAGAGCAGTTCCAACCTGTGATAAAATAAATACCATTAGTGCTAGATAAAAAGGTTAGTGCGTGTAGGGGGTATAAACAGGAAACAATTAAACAACCAATGCACACTGAGCTAGTAGGATCAAGCAACGACACAAATAATTGAAGGCCAACCAGTCTCTCTAAATTAGCAGACCACAAAGTTGCTCCACCTCAAAAAGGATACAACTTGCACAACTACAAATTAGGCGTCTAAATTATGCTATTTTCCATTACAACAATGATGCGTCGCACGGGCACCAGTACCTTCACTGCCCAGGCAACATCATAATTATATTGGTAAACATTTGTTATCATATTTTATCTCTAgttcttgctcccataagttgtgggGCGGGAGGCTCGCCTTATTACGTTGCTAGGGCAGGCAGCAGTTGCAGGCTTGCAGGAGGATGTCGGAGACATGATCCTCCCATCGCAGTCACTTATGGGAGACGGAACGTGACATCCAGGTCTCCTCTTCCTCCCCCATATCTATGTTGGTGTTGCTTGggcaagtagtgatctaaacactcttatatttctgtacagagggagtacatggttATAGTTTCAGTTTTCTACATGGAACAACAAGGGGTGGTTCTATGACatgtttttttgcttgctgtttataATGTCCAGTTTAGTTTGTAAATCCTAATAATTTCTCAAGTAGTGCAAATCAGTGTCGAACCATCAAATTAAACTGATGTTTTGTTAGTGAGAAACAACTTACTATTTGTAATGTTGTTATGATTTTTCTTTTAGTAAAACACTGCAAGGAGATTCGTATTCAGTCTAGCTGCTTGCCCCCCTGCTTGAAGTGCATACAGATGACCACGAGCACATTAAAGAAAGAGAGTTACCTAGCCCACCACCAGAGGCACAGGAGC contains:
- the LOC119276673 gene encoding uncharacterized protein LOC119276673, producing the protein MFLLKVKAGWVGSSSASAFPACHCFLMERTFGCSCASGGGLGWNCSVGSLPFFCSDTEWFGWSTIQSQGWMVKLYMASTMYEMKSHILLKDQLQIRVVKEWMPNCSDVGRSESIIRYMASLEGFSVVSCLSVRILPV